ggtttaggttggatattaggaggaacttctttaccgaaagggttgttaggcattggaatgggctgcccagggaagtggttgagtcaccatccctggaggtctttaagagacgtttggatgttgagcttagtgatatggtttagtggaggacttgttagtgttaggtcagaggttggactgggtgatcttggaggtctcttccaacctagacgattctgtgattctgtgatcttgcCGGGCACAGAGGCGAGGCTCaccggtctgtagttccccaggtcctcctttctaccctttttaaaaacaggaacgatgtttcctttttttccagtcaccagggactcACCTGACTaccaggacttttcaaatacgATGGAGAGAGGCTCGGCCACTCCATCAGCCACTTCTTGTCAGTCCCCATAGAgctgtacctgttcagtttcatcgTGTGGTCCCAGTGCGTGGGACTCTGCTCCCCCAGTCCCTGCCCAGAGGTTCAGGGGTTCAAGAGACATGGGAAGCCCTCTGCTCCATAGCCTCAGATCAGGCTCCTGTTTCTCCCTTTCCATCTTCCcaagagggagaaaggaagggagggaggagagaaactGCCAAAGCCGAGTGATGGGTTTGGGACAAATGCACAAAACCCAAGGGTTACGGGCAGCATGCTCCCTCCCCTACATCGATTCTTTCTCATCCACTGCTGGCTGCCGGGGGCTGAGGGCATGGCAGAAacaggctggaggggaaggaaggctgTGAGGTGGAGATAAGGCCGTGGAGGACAGAAGAGGGCGGTTCCTCCATCCTCATATCCCACAGCCTCATACGGCCCCAAAGTCGCTCTATATTCCACCAGCAAGGTCGCCATCTCCTTCCTGCCCCCAtatccctccccagcagcctgccatATCCCCAAAGCCCCGTGTCCTTACTGCCATGCATGTCCAGATTTCCCAGCGCACCCCCATCAGCTCAGGTTCCCATATTGATCACGCAGCTTCCGCACATCCCTGCATTCCCCTTATATCCAATGCTGGTGGCATGCCATATCCCATAACCCTGCACATGCCCCAAATATCCACCATTCACTCCTTAACGCCCCACCCCAATATCCTCCCAGTTCCCTGTATGCCATCCCCAGGGGCTCAAATGCCACCTCCATATTTTTACATGTTCCTAGGCAAGTGCCCCAAATCCCATTCCCACAGCACCATATACCACGGGCACCCTTGTACCTCATCTCCCAGACGTATGTCCCCATAGCTCTGATATCCCATCACCACAGCCCACCCCgtgtctttcttgtgcttcaTATACCATTTTTGCAGACCCCCCATATCCCACCCTTACAGTCCCCATACCAACTCTACAACCTTATGTGACCCCAAAGCCCACCCGTATCTCATGCACTCAGTCTCTGCATTTCCAGCATCCTCCTAttgcagccccacagctcccacATATATGGGATATGGGACATTACCCTCCAAAAGCCCAAACACCAGGGCCCCCAGTCACCCACCCCACCTGCAGCGGCTCTCCCACCCCTCCCTGGATGCCCTAACATCCCTAACACACCGGGACAACCCAGGCGAGGTGACAGTGGTGGCCATCCAGTTAATGACACACACAAGGGCTCGTTCTGATTTGGGGACTCTTGTtccaccttttttcttctccttcgCCTCTCCAACCTGCTTTTCCCACTGTCGTGCCCTCCTGGATGCTCCTGGcatccctctccttccccatccctctctCACTCTGTCTCAGCCTCTGcccatgctttcatttttcactcacgctgtttttctcttcatttcttttctcaccctttctcactcctttttttttctcacaatttcCGTTTTTATTTCTggtctttcttcattttctctttcacaatCACCCTTCCCAACAACGTCCAtgtctcctccctcccctttacCACGTGAAATGACCCCTTTCTACTTCTTTCATCCTCCCAGGAACCgattcttgctttgttttcccacaGCTGAGCACTCGTTTGGCTGCACACCAGTCTTTTGGGATGTGTCTTCAGCAGGGAGCAGTCTTTAGGGGGTGGAATCGCCCACAGCATCTTCCCCTCATTAGTGTTCCTCGTACTTATTATCCTCCTGAAGGGTGTGTGGGGATCTGGCGTGCAGCTGGGAgatcccagcagggctggctccagACAGGAATGAGGCGTCTGCGGGAAGGAGCAAGGTGGGTGGTGGGGAGCCCGAAGGTGGGGTGATTCCCCCCTCAGCTCAGGGTGTACCTTTGGTTCTCTCCCGGACCcagaagaagaggaggatgagGCTGTTGATGGTGAGGAAGCAGCCACCCACAACCAGGAGCCGTAGAAGAAGGAAGCAGCTCTTCCCTGCAAGAGGGCGGGACAGGTTAGGAGATGTAGACACAGTTCATGCATGCGGACAGAGGGAAGGCTGTGAGCATCGT
This Cygnus olor isolate bCygOlo1 unplaced genomic scaffold, bCygOlo1.pri.v2 S100, whole genome shotgun sequence DNA region includes the following protein-coding sequences:
- the LOC121063058 gene encoding uncharacterized protein LOC121063058; amino-acid sequence: MHVQISQRTPISSGSHIDHAASAHPCIPLISNAGGMPYPITLHMPQISTIHSLTPHPNILPVPCMPSPGAQMPPPYFYMFLVSAFPASSYCSPTAPTYMGYGTLPSKSPNTRAPSHPPHLQRLSHPSLDALTSLTHRDNPGEVTVVAIQLMTHTRARSDLGTLVPPFFFSFASPTCFSHCRALLDAPGIPLLPHPSLTLSQPLPMLSFFTHAVFLFISFLTLSHSFFFLTISVFISGLSSFSLSQSPFPTTSMSPPSPLPREMTPFYFFHPPRNRFLLCFPTAEHSFGCTPVFWDVSSAGSSL